A section of the Platichthys flesus chromosome 22, fPlaFle2.1, whole genome shotgun sequence genome encodes:
- the LOC133933750 gene encoding microtubule-associated protein 2-like isoform X1, whose product MADGRQPDEHWASNGQENGENGYSAYGSGYKENGFHGGAAAHPGTTVDDSANLPPSPPPSPSAEQIGPVAQARPEEECLSTESGESVVKEDEQQVPSLLGKQVVVEEANPEGEEVASSEAPPPPPSVKDEEASSMEEARKDEEGEVEESEEVKESEEVKESEEVKESEEVKESEEVKESEEVKESEEVKESEEVKESEEVKESEESAPSKEKPTAESIDTEQDGGSDIRMQETPVTEIENVKSSPEPGAESESTSGMLVEQKPGAATYFETSSKIPGDNSAQPQSYYELSTVAETESREPEDVVLKQEDEEEETVKTSSCEVSLEQRSLSLNITVRSSEKESSSFSESLCPISGGFDETDVHPSTPPVESHDPKLPPAVSITETSTDAQEEAPAEETPPSPDEEMSSFCLSEMLDLAGALPQLSGGRREVDHMRRKSVPTNVSSLVGSSLARLALGDTISRRENQLEELGYCVFNEYSGPMPSPADVPSPGHSPHQCFQTVESEVEEELSGYKGIQQPDKKDSPVMTSKMMERAVTSGGKPDRLRIPMTGSKDRLNEFRLESGLTGDLKIQAIPEVDVEKDPSREASPIPPDSSFTFCPVDPLSRVPKSPTGPKSPEDALSESQEAKDEAGEDVKAEDELESESRDEKKPELDKDTMPPEQKESEQGKEANRSSVFSPSSEDKKIQEVTETQEIPKAQIHSQIATSIIVIPQAQAEEEDEDDIEMAEEPQEMMEEAEEPVTPKTREDEDRKKEEKTGGDQVEDEEPKSGGEERSCGATHSSPCSDHDGGRDNGTGEEEVEETSREEGRKQEEEEEKRMDEEEEEKRMDEEEEKDVEIGQEVQETSQGENDETTLDVSILDTDSGWMDSQDEDKSIMTEQIEALPLTQSSTGSPAVAVAVVDRPAKRAPGRGRGPAGTAESKVSRKLPGHHPREETKKKKVGMRRAEQNKLSVLQTRSPSRKSAGRAAARHPRPALLHGPARRKASGMESHQPLSVAHQSRERTTERAYRSPEKRSSLPRPAKSLTRHIPAAEQDDSTPCRPTTIRSRGDSRSRRAPGMAGTDSRSRSVRSGASTPGSTAVTPGTPPSYACRTPGSRTPGSHTPKSFSILQEKKVAVIRTPPKSPSTAHRQLKVLNQPLPDLSNVKSKIGSTSNLKHQPKGGQVHISSEKLDFSRVQSKCGSRDNLKHTPKGGNVMIPSVKLDFSHVQSKCGSLAKIQHTAGGGNVQIQTKKHDMSHVTAKCGSMSNIRHRPGGGNVRIDSVKLDFKDKAQSKVRSLDNTTHTPGGGNIMIESHKLTFRETAKARVDHGAEIVVTHTPGVETGGTSPRMSSAGSINLLESPQLCTLAQDVTAALAKQGL is encoded by the exons CCCGGCCGGAAGAAGAATGTCTCAGTACGGAGTCGGGTGAGTCTGTGGTGAAAGAAGACGAGCAGCAAGTGCCCTCGCTGCTCGGGAAGCAGGTGGTTGTTGAGGAAGCGAATCCTGAAGGGGAAGAAGTCGCCTCGAgtgaagctcctcctcctcctccgtctgtgAAAGATGAAGAAGCTTCCTCTATGGAGGAGGCAAGAAAAGACGAAGAGGGTGAAGTAGAAGAGTCAGAAGAGGTGAAAGAGTCAGAAGAGGTGAAAGAGTCAGAAGAGGTGAAAGAGTCAGAAGAGGTGAAAGAGTCGGAAGAGGTGAAAGAGTCAGAAGAGGTGAAAGAGTCAGAAGAGGTGAAAGAGTCAGAAGAGGTGAAAGAGTCAGAAGAGGTGAAAGAGTCAGAAGAGTCGGCACCAAGCAAAGAGAAACCGACAGCTGAGTCCATAGATACAGAACAAGATGGAGGTAGTGACATTAGAATGCAGGAGACaccagtgactgagattgaaaACGTCAAATCAAGTCCAGAACCTGGTGCAGAGTCCGAGAGCACATCTGGGATGTTGGTAGAACAGAAACCAGGAGCTGCGACTTACTTTGAGACGTCCTCAAAAATCCCTGGAGACAATTCAGCCCAACCTCAGAGCTACTACGAGCTCAGCACAGTGGCAGAGACGGAGTCAAGAGAACCTGAAGATGTTGTTCTGAAGcaagaggacgaagaggaggagacagtgaaGACGTCCAGCTGTGAAGTGTCGTTAGAGCAGAGAAGCCTCTCGTTGAACATCACTGTCAGATCCTCGGAGAAGGAGTCCAGCTCCTTCTCAGAGAGTTTGTGTCCAATCAGTGGAGGTTTTGACGAAACCGACGTTCACCCTTCAACGCCTCCCGTGGAGAGCCATGACCCCAAGCTTCCTCCAGCGGTGTCCATCACTGAAACATCTACTGACGCACAGGAGGAGGCTCCTGCTGAAGAAACGCCTCCAAGTCCTGATGAGGAAATGTCCAGTTTCTGCCTCTCTGAGATGTTGGACCTGGCGGGAGCGCTGCCTCAGCtgtcgggggggaggagggaggtcgACCACATGAGGAGAAAGTCGGTGCCAACCAATGTGTCGTCCCTCGTGGGTAGCTCTCTGGCCCGGCTCGCTTTGGGAGATACCATCTCGAGGAGGGAAAACCAGCTGGAGGAACTGGGCTACTGTGTTTTCAACGAGTACTCGGGGCCGATGCCTTCTCCGGCAGATGTTCCCAGTCCTGGACACTCTCCGCACCAGTGCTTCCAGACTGTGGAGAGCGAGGTCGAGGAAGAACTCAGTGGTTACAAGGGGATCCAGCAACCAGACAAGAAGGATTCACCAGTGATGACGTCCAAGATGATGGAAAGAGCCGTGACGAGTGGAGGGAAACCCGATCGCCTGAGAATCCCAATGACCGGGTCCAAAGACAGGCTGAATGAGTTCCGTTTGGAGAGCGGCCTGACTGGCGACCTCAAGATCCAAGCCATCCCTGAGGTGGACGTGGAGAAAGACCCGTCCAGAGAGGCTTCCCCCATCCCCCCGGACAGTTCCTTCACCTTCTGTCCTGTGGACCCTTTGAGCAGAGTTCCAAAGAGTCCCACCGGCCCCAAATCTCCAGAGGACGCACTTTCAGAAAGCCAAGAAGCTAAAGACGAAGCTGGGGAGGATGTCAAAGCAGAGGACGAGTTAGAATCTGAGAGCAGAGATGAGAAAAAGCCAGAGTTGGACAAAGACACAATGCCACCCGAGCAGAAAGAATCAGAACAAGGTAAAGAAGCAAACAGATCTTCAgtcttctctccatcttcagAAGATAAGAAGATTCAAGaagtcacagaaacacaagagatCCCAAAAGCCCAAATCCACTCACAAATAGCCACCTCCATCATCGTCATACCTCAAGcacaagcagaggaggaggatgaagacgatATAGAGATGGCTGAGGAGCCtcaggagatgatggaggaagcagaggagccTGTTACTCCGAAGACGCGTGAGGatgaagacagaaagaaagaggagaagacggGAGGCGACcaggtggaggatgaagagccaaagtcaggaggagaagaacgGAGTTGTGGTGCGACCCACTCGTCCCCGTGCTCCGACCACGATGGAGGCAGAGACAACGGGACGGGGgaggaagaagtagaagaaacaAGCCGAGAAGaagggaggaaacaggaagaggaggaagagaagaggatggatgaagaggaggaagagaagaggatggatgaagaggaggagaaagatgtAGAGATTGGTCAGGAGGTTCAGGAGACGAGTCAGGGGGAGAACGATGAGACCACACTGGACGTCTCCATCCTGGACACAGACAGTGGCTGGATGGACTCACAAG ATGAGGACAAAAGTATTATGACTGAGCAAATCGAGGCCCTTCCTCTCACCCAGAGTTCCACCGGCTCGCCCGCGGTGGCGGTGGCGGTGGTGGACAGACCTGCTAAACGGGCCCCTGGCAGAGGAAGGGGCCCCGCTGGCACCGCAGAGAGCAAAGTGTCCCGCAAACTGCCCGGCCACCATCCCAGAGAGGAgacgaagaagaaaaaag TAGGCATGAGGAGGGCTGAGCAGAATAAGCTGTCAGTCCTCCAAACTCGCTCTCCATCTCGAAAGAGCGCAGGCAGAGCGGCGGCCAGACACCCGCGGCCCGCTCTGCTGCACGGCCCTGCTAGACGCAAGGCCTCAG GCATGGAGAGCCACCAGCCCCTCAGTGTGGCCCACCAGTCCAGGGAGAGGACCAct GAGAGAGCGTACCGCAGCCCGGAGAAGAGGTCATCCCTCCCCCGGCCGGCCAAGTCCCTGACACGCCACATCCCGGCTGCGGAGCAGGACGACAGCACCCCCTGCAGGCCAACCA CGATCCGGTCCAGAGGGGACAGCAGGTCTCGAAGGGCCCCTGGTATGGCAG GCACAGACTCACGTTCTCGGTCAGTCCGTAGCGGCGCCTCCACCCCCGGCTCCACCGCCGTCACGCCCGGCACACCCCCTAGCTACGCCTGCCGCACCCCGGGGTCCCGCACCCCCGGCAGCCACACCCCCAAGTCCTTCAGCATCCTCCAGGAGAAGAAGGTGGCGGTGATCCGGACTCCGCCCAAGTCGCCGTCCACCGCCCATCGGCAGCTGAAGGTTCTCAACCAGCCGCTGCCCGACCTGTCGAATGTCAAGTCTAAGATCGGCTCCACCTCCAACCTCAAACATCAGCCCAAGGGCGGACAG GTTCACATTTCAAGCGAGAAGCTGGACTTCAGTCGTGTTCAGTCAAAGTGCGGCTCCAGGGATAATCTGAAGCACACGCCCAAAGGAGGCAAT GTCATGATTCCAAGTGTGAAACTGGACTTTAGCCACGTTCAGTCTAAATGTGGCTCCCTGGCAAAGATCCAGCACACGGCCGGAGGAGGAAAC GTCCAGATCCAGACCAAGAAGCACGACATGAGCCACGTCACCGCCAAATGTGGCTCAATGTCCAACATCCGCCACAGGCCAG GGGGCGGTAACGTGCGCATCGACAGTGTGAAGCTGGACTTCAAGGATAAGGCCCAGTCCAAGGTCCGCTCGCTGGACAACACCACCCACACTCCTGGAGGGGGCAACATTATG ATCGAGAGCCACAAGCTGACCTTCAGGGAAACGGCCAAAGCCCGAGTGGACCACGGCGCCGAGATCGTGGTCACCCACACCCCCGGCGTGGAGACGGGAGGCACGTCCCCTCGCATGTCCTCCGCCGGCAGCATCAACCTGCTGGAGTCGCCACAGCTCTGCACGCTGGCCCAGGACGTCACCGCCGCCCTCGCCAAGCAGGGCTTATGA
- the LOC133933750 gene encoding microtubule-associated protein 2-like isoform X3, with product MADGRQPDEHWASNGQENGENGYSAYGSGYKENGFHGGAAAHPGTTVDDSANLPPSPPPSPSAEQIGPVAQARPEEECLSTESGESVVKEDEQQVPSLLGKQVVVEEANPEGEEVASSEAPPPPPSVKDEEASSMEEARKDEEGEVEESEEVKESEEVKESEEVKESEEVKESEEVKESEEVKESEEVKESEEVKESEEVKESEESAPSKEKPTAESIDTEQDGGSDIRMQETPVTEIENVKSSPEPGAESESTSGMLVEQKPGAATYFETSSKIPGDNSAQPQSYYELSTVAETESREPEDVVLKQEDEEEETVKTSSCEVSLEQRSLSLNITVRSSEKESSSFSESLCPISGGFDETDVHPSTPPVESHDPKLPPAVSITETSTDAQEEAPAEETPPSPDEEMSSFCLSEMLDLAGALPQLSGGRREVDHMRRKSVPTNVSSLVGSSLARLALGDTISRRENQLEELGYCVFNEYSGPMPSPADVPSPGHSPHQCFQTVESEVEEELSGYKGIQQPDKKDSPVMTSKMMERAVTSGGKPDRLRIPMTGSKDRLNEFRLESGLTGDLKIQAIPEVDVEKDPSREASPIPPDSSFTFCPVDPLSRVPKSPTGPKSPEDALSESQEAKDEAGEDVKAEDELESESRDEKKPELDKDTMPPEQKESEQGKEANRSSVFSPSSEDKKIQEVTETQEIPKAQIHSQIATSIIVIPQAQAEEEDEDDIEMAEEPQEMMEEAEEPVTPKTREDEDRKKEEKTGGDQVEDEEPKSGGEERSCGATHSSPCSDHDGGRDNGTGEEEVEETSREEGRKQEEEEEKRMDEEEEEKRMDEEEEKDVEIGQEVQETSQGENDETTLDVSILDTDSGWMDSQDEDKSIMTEQIEALPLTQSSTGSPAVAVAVVDRPAKRAPGRGRGPAGTAESKVSRKLPGHHPREETKKKKVGMRRAEQNKLSVLQTRSPSRKSAGRAAARHPRPALLHGPARRKASGMESHQPLSVAHQSRERTTERAYRSPEKRSSLPRPAKSLTRHIPAAEQDDSTPCRPTTIRSRGDSRSRRAPGMAGTDSRSRSVRSGASTPGSTAVTPGTPPSYACRTPGSRTPGSHTPKSFSILQEKKVAVIRTPPKSPSTAHRQLKVLNQPLPDLSNVKSKIGSTSNLKHQPKGGQVMIPSVKLDFSHVQSKCGSLAKIQHTAGGGNVQIQTKKHDMSHVTAKCGSMSNIRHRPGGGNVRIDSVKLDFKDKAQSKVRSLDNTTHTPGGGNIMIESHKLTFRETAKARVDHGAEIVVTHTPGVETGGTSPRMSSAGSINLLESPQLCTLAQDVTAALAKQGL from the exons CCCGGCCGGAAGAAGAATGTCTCAGTACGGAGTCGGGTGAGTCTGTGGTGAAAGAAGACGAGCAGCAAGTGCCCTCGCTGCTCGGGAAGCAGGTGGTTGTTGAGGAAGCGAATCCTGAAGGGGAAGAAGTCGCCTCGAgtgaagctcctcctcctcctccgtctgtgAAAGATGAAGAAGCTTCCTCTATGGAGGAGGCAAGAAAAGACGAAGAGGGTGAAGTAGAAGAGTCAGAAGAGGTGAAAGAGTCAGAAGAGGTGAAAGAGTCAGAAGAGGTGAAAGAGTCAGAAGAGGTGAAAGAGTCGGAAGAGGTGAAAGAGTCAGAAGAGGTGAAAGAGTCAGAAGAGGTGAAAGAGTCAGAAGAGGTGAAAGAGTCAGAAGAGGTGAAAGAGTCAGAAGAGTCGGCACCAAGCAAAGAGAAACCGACAGCTGAGTCCATAGATACAGAACAAGATGGAGGTAGTGACATTAGAATGCAGGAGACaccagtgactgagattgaaaACGTCAAATCAAGTCCAGAACCTGGTGCAGAGTCCGAGAGCACATCTGGGATGTTGGTAGAACAGAAACCAGGAGCTGCGACTTACTTTGAGACGTCCTCAAAAATCCCTGGAGACAATTCAGCCCAACCTCAGAGCTACTACGAGCTCAGCACAGTGGCAGAGACGGAGTCAAGAGAACCTGAAGATGTTGTTCTGAAGcaagaggacgaagaggaggagacagtgaaGACGTCCAGCTGTGAAGTGTCGTTAGAGCAGAGAAGCCTCTCGTTGAACATCACTGTCAGATCCTCGGAGAAGGAGTCCAGCTCCTTCTCAGAGAGTTTGTGTCCAATCAGTGGAGGTTTTGACGAAACCGACGTTCACCCTTCAACGCCTCCCGTGGAGAGCCATGACCCCAAGCTTCCTCCAGCGGTGTCCATCACTGAAACATCTACTGACGCACAGGAGGAGGCTCCTGCTGAAGAAACGCCTCCAAGTCCTGATGAGGAAATGTCCAGTTTCTGCCTCTCTGAGATGTTGGACCTGGCGGGAGCGCTGCCTCAGCtgtcgggggggaggagggaggtcgACCACATGAGGAGAAAGTCGGTGCCAACCAATGTGTCGTCCCTCGTGGGTAGCTCTCTGGCCCGGCTCGCTTTGGGAGATACCATCTCGAGGAGGGAAAACCAGCTGGAGGAACTGGGCTACTGTGTTTTCAACGAGTACTCGGGGCCGATGCCTTCTCCGGCAGATGTTCCCAGTCCTGGACACTCTCCGCACCAGTGCTTCCAGACTGTGGAGAGCGAGGTCGAGGAAGAACTCAGTGGTTACAAGGGGATCCAGCAACCAGACAAGAAGGATTCACCAGTGATGACGTCCAAGATGATGGAAAGAGCCGTGACGAGTGGAGGGAAACCCGATCGCCTGAGAATCCCAATGACCGGGTCCAAAGACAGGCTGAATGAGTTCCGTTTGGAGAGCGGCCTGACTGGCGACCTCAAGATCCAAGCCATCCCTGAGGTGGACGTGGAGAAAGACCCGTCCAGAGAGGCTTCCCCCATCCCCCCGGACAGTTCCTTCACCTTCTGTCCTGTGGACCCTTTGAGCAGAGTTCCAAAGAGTCCCACCGGCCCCAAATCTCCAGAGGACGCACTTTCAGAAAGCCAAGAAGCTAAAGACGAAGCTGGGGAGGATGTCAAAGCAGAGGACGAGTTAGAATCTGAGAGCAGAGATGAGAAAAAGCCAGAGTTGGACAAAGACACAATGCCACCCGAGCAGAAAGAATCAGAACAAGGTAAAGAAGCAAACAGATCTTCAgtcttctctccatcttcagAAGATAAGAAGATTCAAGaagtcacagaaacacaagagatCCCAAAAGCCCAAATCCACTCACAAATAGCCACCTCCATCATCGTCATACCTCAAGcacaagcagaggaggaggatgaagacgatATAGAGATGGCTGAGGAGCCtcaggagatgatggaggaagcagaggagccTGTTACTCCGAAGACGCGTGAGGatgaagacagaaagaaagaggagaagacggGAGGCGACcaggtggaggatgaagagccaaagtcaggaggagaagaacgGAGTTGTGGTGCGACCCACTCGTCCCCGTGCTCCGACCACGATGGAGGCAGAGACAACGGGACGGGGgaggaagaagtagaagaaacaAGCCGAGAAGaagggaggaaacaggaagaggaggaagagaagaggatggatgaagaggaggaagagaagaggatggatgaagaggaggagaaagatgtAGAGATTGGTCAGGAGGTTCAGGAGACGAGTCAGGGGGAGAACGATGAGACCACACTGGACGTCTCCATCCTGGACACAGACAGTGGCTGGATGGACTCACAAG ATGAGGACAAAAGTATTATGACTGAGCAAATCGAGGCCCTTCCTCTCACCCAGAGTTCCACCGGCTCGCCCGCGGTGGCGGTGGCGGTGGTGGACAGACCTGCTAAACGGGCCCCTGGCAGAGGAAGGGGCCCCGCTGGCACCGCAGAGAGCAAAGTGTCCCGCAAACTGCCCGGCCACCATCCCAGAGAGGAgacgaagaagaaaaaag TAGGCATGAGGAGGGCTGAGCAGAATAAGCTGTCAGTCCTCCAAACTCGCTCTCCATCTCGAAAGAGCGCAGGCAGAGCGGCGGCCAGACACCCGCGGCCCGCTCTGCTGCACGGCCCTGCTAGACGCAAGGCCTCAG GCATGGAGAGCCACCAGCCCCTCAGTGTGGCCCACCAGTCCAGGGAGAGGACCAct GAGAGAGCGTACCGCAGCCCGGAGAAGAGGTCATCCCTCCCCCGGCCGGCCAAGTCCCTGACACGCCACATCCCGGCTGCGGAGCAGGACGACAGCACCCCCTGCAGGCCAACCA CGATCCGGTCCAGAGGGGACAGCAGGTCTCGAAGGGCCCCTGGTATGGCAG GCACAGACTCACGTTCTCGGTCAGTCCGTAGCGGCGCCTCCACCCCCGGCTCCACCGCCGTCACGCCCGGCACACCCCCTAGCTACGCCTGCCGCACCCCGGGGTCCCGCACCCCCGGCAGCCACACCCCCAAGTCCTTCAGCATCCTCCAGGAGAAGAAGGTGGCGGTGATCCGGACTCCGCCCAAGTCGCCGTCCACCGCCCATCGGCAGCTGAAGGTTCTCAACCAGCCGCTGCCCGACCTGTCGAATGTCAAGTCTAAGATCGGCTCCACCTCCAACCTCAAACATCAGCCCAAGGGCGGACAG GTCATGATTCCAAGTGTGAAACTGGACTTTAGCCACGTTCAGTCTAAATGTGGCTCCCTGGCAAAGATCCAGCACACGGCCGGAGGAGGAAAC GTCCAGATCCAGACCAAGAAGCACGACATGAGCCACGTCACCGCCAAATGTGGCTCAATGTCCAACATCCGCCACAGGCCAG GGGGCGGTAACGTGCGCATCGACAGTGTGAAGCTGGACTTCAAGGATAAGGCCCAGTCCAAGGTCCGCTCGCTGGACAACACCACCCACACTCCTGGAGGGGGCAACATTATG ATCGAGAGCCACAAGCTGACCTTCAGGGAAACGGCCAAAGCCCGAGTGGACCACGGCGCCGAGATCGTGGTCACCCACACCCCCGGCGTGGAGACGGGAGGCACGTCCCCTCGCATGTCCTCCGCCGGCAGCATCAACCTGCTGGAGTCGCCACAGCTCTGCACGCTGGCCCAGGACGTCACCGCCGCCCTCGCCAAGCAGGGCTTATGA